One part of the Sesamum indicum cultivar Zhongzhi No. 13 linkage group LG14, S_indicum_v1.0, whole genome shotgun sequence genome encodes these proteins:
- the LOC105176982 gene encoding early nodulin-like protein 1, with the protein MADHHRRYGLLFLVFFFSGLIKFSFAYQFVVGGRQGWVVNTSENYNHWAERMRFQVNDTLLFKYKKGSDSVLVVNKDDYDNCNTGNPILKLDDGNSVFKFDRSGPFFFISGNKANCDQGQKLIIVVLAVRNRPPPPPNAPVPSAAPPKSSSSPSPSPTGGAPSPASSPLSPSPAGEAPSPATSPLSPSPSVGAPAPASSSPSPSGEAPAPGTYELSPLPGATSPSGASSGTPGSPNSSTPGDVNGNAPGGQAVGSCVGGDSSGSCGLGWLYRFPELMLLGILFNFW; encoded by the exons ATGGCTGATCATCATCGGAGATACGGTCTTCTCTTTCTTGTGTTCTTCTTCTCTGGGTTAATCAAGTTTTCTTTCGCGTATCAGTTCGTGGTTGGTGGTCGACAGGGGTGGGTGGTGAACACTTCTGAGAACTACAACCACTGGGCTGAGAGGATGAGGTTTCAAGTCAATGACACTCTCT tGTTTAAATACAAGAAAGGGTCGGATTCAGTGCTGGTGGTGAACAAAGATGATTACGACAACTGCAACACCGGAAACCCGATCCTGAAACTGGACGACGGGAACTCAGTTTTCAAGTTTGATCGCTCCGGGCCGTTCTTCTTCATCAGCGGTAACAAAGCCAACTGCGATCAGGGCCAGAAGCTGATCATCGTTGTCTTGGCCGTGAGGAACCGCCCCCCTCCGCCGCCGAATGCTCCCGTTCCCTCCGCCGCTCCGCCCAAATCCTCCTCATCACCTTCCCCGTCTCCCACGGGTGGAGCTCCGTCGCCAGCTAGCTCGCCCCTGTCCCCATCTCCCGCGGGTGAAGCTCCATCGCCCGCTACCTCTCCTCTGTCCCCATCTCCGTCTGTTGGAGCTCCGGCACCAGCTAGCTCGTCCCCGTCTCCGTCGGGTGAAGCTCCTGCACCAGGAACCTATGAATTGTCCCCGCTTCCGGGAGCTACATCCCCTTCAGGTGCTTCATCGGGGACACCAGGATCGCCGAATTCTTCTACTCCGGGAGATGTTAATGGCAATGCACCCGGCGGTCAGGCCGTCGGTAGTTGTGTTGGTGGCGACAGTAGTGGGAGTTGTGGGCTTGGGTGGCTGTATCGTTTCCCCGAATTAATGTTGTTaggaattttatttaatttttggtag